Below is a genomic region from Marinicella rhabdoformis.
TGTCATTGCCTGCCCTGAAGCCCGAAAGGTGATGGATGAAAAATCACTCAACAGCCAAAACTTGATGAACCACGACTGGTGGCATGAAGCTGCACAAAGTAACCTGATGGACATAGAAAACCACGGTTGGGATCACCGCCATCCTGACATTTATCCTGATACTCAGGCTAATTTTACAAGTATCACTGACCAAGCGGCTGCTGAAAAACAAATTATCCAAGCCAAACACTGGATAGAAAATCAAATTACACCGAGTCAAAGCACACAGTTCGCCTACCCTTGGGGACATACCAATGAATTCTTGCTCAATGAATTCATGCCCAACCAAGCCCAACAAGCCGGCATCCAAGCCGCCTACACCTGCGGCGCCCAACACGTCACAAAAACCTGCAATTCCTACGACATCCCCAGATACGTCTGCGGCTTCAATTGGAAAAGCCCGAAGCAGTTGCTTGAATTAATTAGTTAACAGCTTTTTAAACACAGTTAATAAGCCCAATAATTGATAAAAATCGCCTAACCAATATGACGTTACTGATTGATTGATTTTTCCATAAACACAGCGTCCATTGAACTGCCGTTACTTAACAGCTGTCTGGATTCCTTGATTTTCTTGTAACCCTTGTTCTTATAAAATGAAATGGAATTGGTAGAAGCTTTGAGGTGAAGTTTGTCAGCTGATTTTCGGTCAGCAAAACGTTCAATTCGATTGAGTAATCTGGTGCCTATGCCATTACCCGAATGTTTAGGGTCAACATACAATGACTTAACGCATTTTTCAGCAATCAAGTAAACAGCCACTCCCAGAACCTTACTTTTTTTATTCGTGGCGACATAACAGCGGACGTTGTCATTTTTGATAAATGCAGCTAACCACTGAATTCTTTCACTGTTGGGTTTAGGAGACCATGCGGATAAAACCTGTTTGGCATAGTTCTTTTTTGATATGGATTGAACCGCTTTAAATTGTACGGTAATCATGTCTTTAGCATCTTTTGAGCTCGCAGCTCGGCACTCTATCTCTTTTGTCATAACAATTTATATTAACACAAAAACGCGTTAATTTAAACACACCAACAATAATGAAGCGGACGAACGCCACATTTAACACAAGACTATATGACCTAATTGCGCTAAATTTTTCCAGCCAAAAACCTTAACAATTATCACCTGCAAACTTTTTATACCTTATTGAAAAATTACTCATGGTACACCTCATGGAACATTATAGTCCCTTAGTTGAGTGTCCGTTTTATCGGGTATACCTCAG
It encodes:
- a CDS encoding polysaccharide deacetylase family protein, translated to MSAQDNLRVPILAYHASNISGNVYQLNDHIAFESDLYTLHHAGYTIIPLRWIAEWLNGERDLEAMSESLGDKLIGLSCDDGLDLDFKNGNYFDFGPQRSFYNILKSFVEDVGQENQPQANLTSFVIACPEARKVMDEKSLNSQNLMNHDWWHEAAQSNLMDIENHGWDHRHPDIYPDTQANFTSITDQAAAEKQIIQAKHWIENQITPSQSTQFAYPWGHTNEFLLNEFMPNQAQQAGIQAAYTCGAQHVTKTCNSYDIPRYVCGFNWKSPKQLLELIS
- a CDS encoding GNAT family N-acetyltransferase; amino-acid sequence: MTKEIECRAASSKDAKDMITVQFKAVQSISKKNYAKQVLSAWSPKPNSERIQWLAAFIKNDNVRCYVATNKKSKVLGVAVYLIAEKCVKSLYVDPKHSGNGIGTRLLNRIERFADRKSADKLHLKASTNSISFYKNKGYKKIKESRQLLSNGSSMDAVFMEKSINQ